The region CGGGAGTGGAGATGGTGATGCCGGGGGACAACATTTCGGCGGAGATCACGCTGATCACGCCGGTGGCGCTGGAGAAGGGGCTGCGCTTCGCCATCCGCGAAGGCGGGCACACCGTCGGCGCCGGCGCGGTCTCGGAGATAATCGAGTAAACCCATGATGAGACAGGGTGACAAGATTCGCATTCGCCTCAAGGCGTACGACCACCGGATTCTGGACCAGTCCACCCGGGAGATCGTGGAGACCGCGAAGCGCACCGGCGCGGACGTAGCCGGGCCGATTCCGCTGCCGACCACGATCAACCGCTGGACGGTGCTGCGGTCGCCGCACGTGGACAAGAAATCGCGCGAGCAGTTCGAAATGCGCACACACAAGCGGCTGATCGACATTCTCGAGCCGACGCCGGACACCGTGGACGCGCTGATGAAGCTGGATCTGCCGCCGGGCGTGGATGTGGAGATCAAGGCCTTCGGGCACGCGGCGAAGTAAGGCAGAAAGAACCTTCGGCGGGAAGAGAGACGCGAATGGCAGTGAACGGGATCATCGGAATCAAGCTGGGCACCACGCAGGTGTTCCAGAAAGACGGCACGGCGGTGCCGTGCACGGTGCTGCAGGCCGGGCCGTGCGTGGTGGTGCAGCGGCGCACGAAAGAGAAGGACGGCTACGACGCAGCGCAGCTGGGGCTGGTGGAGTTCGTGAAGCCGCAGCGGGTCACCAAGGCCATGACCGGGCACTTCAAGAAGGCCAACGTGGCTTCGATGAAGGTGCTGCGCGAAGTGCGCATCGAGGAATCGGCCGACGAGACCAAGACCGGCGACCGCGTGCTGGTGGACCGCTTCACGGCGGGCGAGCTGGTGGACGTCACCGGCGTGAGCAAGGGCAAGGGATTTGCGGGCGGCGTGAAGCGCTGGCACTACCGCGGCGGCGACTCGACGCACGGCTCGATGCATCACCGGGCGCCGGGCGGCATCGGCGGCAGCTCGTTTCCCTCGCGCGTCTGGAAGAACCAGCATTTCCCGGGACACATGGGACATGCGCGGGTGACGGCGAAGAACCTGGAAGTGGTGCAAGTGGACGCGGAGGAAAACCTGCTGCTGGTGCGCGGGTCCGTGCCGGGCCCGAGCGGAGCGGTCATTCTGATCCGCAAGGTCAAGCAGGCTAAGTAAGAGGCTCGCACAGCCCGCAAGCGAGCGGGGCTGGGCGCAAAGGAAAGCGAAAACGTTATGCCGGTCGTGGATGTCGTCAATCTGGATGGGAAGAAAGTCGGCCAGGTGGATCTGGCGGACAGCGTGTTTGCCGCGAAGGTGAACGCGCATCTTCTGCACGAGGCCTCGCGGTGGTACCTGGCCGGCGAGCGCGCGGGGACGCACAAGACCAAGGTGCGCTCCGAGGTGCGGGGATCGGGCAAGAAACTCTGGAAGCAGAAGGGCACGGGCCGCGCGCGCATGGGCTCCATCCGCTCCTCGATCTGGCGCAAGGGCGGCACGGTGCACGGGCCGCAGCCGCGGGATTACAGCTACGCGCTGCCGAAGAAGATGGTGCTGGGCGCGCTGCGCTCGGCGCTGTCGGAGAAGCTGGCGGAGCAGAAGCTGACGATCGTGGACGGCTGGGCGCTGGAAACCAACAAGACCAAGGCGCTGCGCACCACGCTGGACAAGTTGAACGGGCAGAAGACCATTCTGCTGGTGGAAAGCGGCGAGAACCGCAACCTGCAACTGGCCAGCCGCAATCTAGCAGGCGTGAAGCTGGTGGCGCCGCACGTGCTGCAGCCCTACGACCTGCTGCGGCATGACCGGCTGATCTGTTCCAAGGATGCCGCGGCGCGGCTGAGCCGCACGCTGAATCCGGAGAAGCCGGCGGTGGAAGCGGGGCTGGTGGCGACCATCGCTCCGGCGCCGGCAGCCAATGTTTCGGCGGCCCCGGAGAAGAAGGCAGCGGCGCCGAAGGCGGCCGCCAAGAAGGCGGAAAAGCCCGCGGCGAAGAAGGCCGCCAAGCCGGCCAAGTCTTCGCACAAGGCGAAGGGCAAGGACTAAGCCATGGCCATGACGCAATTTCAGATCATCCGCCGGCCGATCATCACGGAAAAAGGGCTGGGCGTGAAGGAAACGCAGCACACGGTGGTCTTCGAAGTCGCCGCGCAGGCGACGAAGACCCAGATCAAGGAAGCCGTGCAGCAGATTTTCAAGGTGAAGGTTGCGGGCGTGCGCACCGCCAATTTCTTCGGCAAGATGCGGCGCCGTGGGCAGTCGGAAGGCTACCGGCGCGACTGGAAGAAAGCCTACGTCAAGCTCGCCGAGGGCGAGAAGATGATCGAGTACGCGGAGAACCTGTAGGGAATTCCCGCGAGGGCGCGGGCGTGCAGAGGACAAGAGGCAACGATGGGACTCAAGAGCTTTAACCCATACACGGCGTCGCGGCGGTTCATTACCGTCCTGGACAAGAGCGCCATTACGAAAGAGCAGCCGGAAAAGGCGCTGCTCGAACCGAAGAAGCGCTCCGGCGGCCGGAACAATCATGGTGAAGTAACGTCGTGGCATCGCGGCGGCGGGCACAAGAAGCAGTACCGCAAGATCGATTTCAAGCGCGACAAGACCGGGATCCCGGCCAAAGTTGCGGCAATCGAATACGACCCGAACCGCTCGGCGCAGCTGGCGCTATTGCATTACGCTGATGGCGACAAGCGCTACATCCTGCATCCGGTGGGACTGGAAGTGGGAATGACGGTGACGACGGGCGAGGGCGCGGACATTCTGCCGGGCAACGCCATGGCCTTCCGGCACATTCCGCCAGGCACCATGGTGCACAACCTGGAACTGTACCCCGGGCGCGGCGGGCAGGTGGTGCGCTCGGCGGGGGGCTCGGCGCAGCTGTTGAGCAAGGAAGGCGATCTGGCGCTGGTCAAGCTGCCGTCCGGGGAAGTGCGCAAGTTTTCGGTGGACTGCATGGCCACGGTCGGCCAGGTGGGCAACGTGGATCACGAGAATGTAACCTACGGCAAGGCGGGACGCACGCGCTGGCACGGCAAGCGCCCGACGGTGCGCGGCGTGGCCATGAATCCCGTGGATCACCCGCACGGCGGCGGCGAAGGCCGCGTGAAGGGCAACCACCCGCAGACGCCGTGGGGCTTCCCGACGCTGGGAGCCAAGACGCGGCAGAACAAGCGCACGGACAAGATGATCGTGCAGCGGCGCAAGGGTTGAAGAAGAGAACGGGCGGCGCAGTGAGGCGGCCCGCTGAGAGAGAAGCGATGCGAGCGACACGGACAAGTCGTTCCACAACAGGGCGGACGGTGAAGCGCACGGCGGTCAAGCGCACGGCGGTCAAGGCGGCCGCCAAGCCGGTGGTGCAGCCCCCGGAGCCGGTGCTGTACCGGCTTTGCAAGCCGGGCTGGTCAGTGGTGGTGGAGCGCGCGCCGCACGCGCAGGGCACACGCTTTGTCTGCCCGTTCTGCCCGCAGTCGCACCGCGTGCCGGGACCGGTGCGGGGATTTAAGAAGATTCGTCGCGCGCAGTGGGGGCGGCTGCGCCGCGTGGAGGAATAGAGAGCAATGCCGCGTTCACTCAAGAAAGGGCCGTTTGTGGACGGCCACCTGCGCGAAAAGGTCGACGGCCTGAACGCGCGGAATGAAAAAAAGGTCGTAAAGACGTGGTCGCGCCGTTCGACGATCGTGCCGGAGATGATCGGGCACACTATCGCGGTGCACAACGGACGGAAGTTCATCCCGGTGTACGTGACCGAGCAGATGGTCGGGCACAAGTTGGGAGAGTTTGCGCCGACGCGCACCTTCAAGGGCCACGCCGTGAAGGCGGCGCTGGAGAGGGCGGCGGGACCGGCGCCCGCAGGAGGCGGCGCGGCAGCAGCACCCGCAGCGCCGAAGGCATAAGCCATGGCTGACGTGACCACGCAATCCGCATCCATCGAAGCGCACGCGCTGTTGCGCTACGTGCACCTGTCGCCGCAGAAGGCGCGGCTGGTGATCGACCTGATCCGCGGGCAGAACGTGAACGCCGCCAAGCGCATCCTGAAGTTTACGCCGAAGCGCGCGGCGCGGCAGATCGAGAAGGTTCTCGACAGCGCCATCGCCAACGCCCAGGTGAAGGCCGACAACGCCGGGACGCCGCTGGACGAAGACGCGCTGTATGTGACCGAGTGTTTTATCAATGAAGGGCCGCGCTGGAAGCGGCTGCGCCCGGCGCCGATGGGCCGCGCGTTCCGCTACCAGAAACGCACGGCGCACCTCTGGCTGGGCGTGAGCGAACATCACGTGGCCGCGCGGGAGCGCGTGGCGGCCGCGGCGGCGGAAGCCGAATCGCAGAAGGGCGTCCGGGGCGCCGCGCGGCGTGTGCGCAAGGCCCTGGTGGGCAAGCCGGCAGCGCCGAAGAAGGGCAAGAAGTAAGGAGAGCCAGAGTGGGACAGAAGACACACCCGTACGGGTTTCGACTGGGCTACAACAAGCCGTGGAAATCGCGCTGGTACGCCGACCGCGACTACGCGGACCTGCTGTACGAAGATACGCTACTGCGCCGCGAGCTGAAGGAACGCCTGAAGTCCGCGGGCATCAGCTCGATCGACATCGAGCGCGCCGCGAACAAGCTGGTGGTGCGCATCTACACCGCGCGCCCGGGCATCATCATCGGGCGCAAGGGCTCGGAGATCGACAAGCTGAAGCAGGAAGTGCAGAAACGCACCAAGCGCGAGGTGCACATCGACATCCAGGAAGTGCACCGTCCGGAGCTGGACGCGCAACTGGTGGCGGAATCGATCGCGCTGCAGCTGGAAAAGCGCGTCGCTTTCCGGCGGGCGATGCGCAAGGCCGTGGATTCGGCGCTGCGCTTCGGCTGCAAGGGGATCAAGGTGCGCGTGGCCGGGCGGCTGAACGGCGCGGAAATCGCGCGCAAGGAGTGGTACCTGCAGGGGCGGCTGCCGCTGCAGACGCTGCGCGCGGACATCGATTTTGGCTTCGCGCAGGCCTACACCACCTACGGGGTCATCGGGGTGAAGTGCTGGGTCTATCAGGGCGAGAACGTTCCGCAACGCGGCGTGCAGCGCACCCGCGAGCGGGCCGCCGCGCCCGCCGCGGTGTAGGGACGAAAGCGCACAGGGACTGAGGAAGCGAGACCACAACGATGTTGATGCCCAAGAAAGTAAAGTACCGCAAGCAGCAGCGCGGGCGCCGCTCGGGGAAAGCGTGGCGCGGCGGGAGCCTGGCGTTCGGGGAGTATGGGCTGAAGGCCCTGGAAGCCGCGTGGATCACCGACCGGCAGATCGAAGCCTCGCGCGTGGCCATCACGCGGTTCATCAAGCGCGGCGGCAAGCTGTGGATCCGGGTTTTCCCGGACAAGCCGTTCACCAAGAAGCCCGCCGAAACGCGCATGGGCAAGGGCAAAGGCGCGCCGGAGAAGTGGGTGGCGGTGGTCAAGCCCGGGCGCATCATGTTCGAAATGGCGGGGGTTGACGAAGCGACGGCCAAGGAAGCGCTGCTGCTGGCAGCGCACAAGCTGCCGATTCTGACCAAGTTTGTCAACCGCGCGGGAGGGCTCTAGAGATGCCGCGGCGTATCGAGAAGCTCCGCGAAGCGGATGCGAAAGAACTGGAACTGCAGCAGCACGAGCTGTCCGAGCAGGTCTTCCGGTTGCGGTTCCAGATGTCCACCGGACAGGCCGAAGCGCTGAAGCGGCTGCGCCAGGCCAAGAAGGACCTGGCCCGCGTGAAGACCCTGCTGCGCGAGCGGGACCTGGAGAAATCGAGGAATTCGCAATGACCAGTGGAACACAGGCAACGCCGGAGCGCCATCAGCGGCAGGAGCTGGTGGGCAAGGTGACCAGCGCGAAGATGCAAAAGACCATCGTGGTGGAGGTGGCGCGGCTGGTGAAGCACCCCAAGTACCATCGCGTGGTGCGCATCTCCAAAAAGTTTTACGCGCATGACGAGCAGCGCGAAGCGCAGCAGGGCGACACGGTGCGCATCATCGCCTCGCGCCCGCTCTCGCGGCTCAAGCGCTGGCGGCTCGCGGAAGTGCTGACCCGCAAGACGTCGGCGGAGTAAGGGAAGACAGGGGAGCCGAACAATGATTCAGATGCGAACCTGGCTGACGGTGGCCGACAATTCCGGCGCGCGGAAGCTGATGTGTATTCTGCCGATCGGCGGCGATGCGGGGTTGAAGGCCGGACTCGGCGACATCGTGACCGCGGCGGTCAAGGAAGCCACGCCGGAAAGCCCGATCAAGAAGGGAACCGTCGTGAAAGCGGTCATCGTGCGCATGCGCAAGGAACGGCGGCGCAAGGACGGCACGTACATCCGCTTCGACGATAACGCCGCGGTGCTGATCAACGACGCGAACGAGCCGGTGGGTACGCGCGTGTTCGGGCCGGTGGCGCGCGAGCTGCGGGACAAGAAATTCACCAAGATCGTCTCGCTCGCTCCGGAAGTGTGGTAGGACATGGCTATGAGCAAACAGGAAGCACAACGACACGTTTTCAGCGTCCGCAAGGGCGACCAGGTGAAGGTGATGAGCGGGCGCGACCGCGGGAAGACCGGGCGGGTGCTCTCCGTCCTTCCCAAGAAGAACGCCGTGGTGGTCGAGCACGCCAACCTGATCAAGCGGCACACGCGGCCCAATCCGGGGAAGAACATCAAGGGCGGCATCGTGGAGAAGGAAGCGCCGATCAACGTCTCCAACGTGATGCTTGTCTGCCCCTCGTGCGGGAAGCACACCCGGGTGGGACACACCGCGATGCCCGATGGCACTCGGACGCGCTCGTGCCGGCGCTGCGCGACGACACTGGACAAGTAGGAGCGAGGCGAAGAAATCCATGACCAGCCGAATGCAGGAACGTTACCGGAAGGAAGCGGTGCCCGCGCTGATGAAGCGCTTCGGGTGGAAGAACCCCATGGCCGTGCCGAAATTGCAGAAGATCACGCTGAACATCGGGCTGGGCGAAGCCAGCCAGAACGTGAAACTGCTGGACACGGCCGCGGTGGAGCTGGGGCAGATCAGCGGGCAGCGGGCCATGCAGACGCGGGCCAAGAAGTCCATTGCCAACTTCAAGATCCGCAAGGGCATGCCCATCGGCTGCGCCGTGACCCTGCGCGGCGAGCGCATGTACGAATTTTTGGACCGCTTGTGCAACGTGGTGCTGCCGCGCGTGCGCGATTTCAAGGGCTTGCCCTCCAACGCCTTTGACGGCCGGGGAAACTACACCCTGGGGCTGAAGGACCAGCTCGTCTTTCCGGAGATCGATTACACCCGCGTGGACAAGATCAAGGGCATGAACATCACCCTGACCACCACGGCGAAGAACGACGAAGAAGGCCGCGAGCTGCTGAAGCTGCTGGGTGTGCCGCTGCGCACGGCCAGCGTAGCGAAGGAAGGATAGCGAATGGCGCGTACAGCCAAGATTGCCAAGACCAAGAAGAAGCCCAAGTTCAAGGTGCGGGTGCGCAACCGCTGCCGGCTGTGCGGGCGCGCGCGGGGCTATATCCGTAAATTCGAACTGTGCCGCATCTGCTTCCGCGGCATGGCCCTGCGGGGCGAGATTCCCGGGGTAGTGAAAGCGAGCTGGTAAGGACCATACGATGCAGACTGATCCGATTGCCGATTTTCTGACGCGCATCCGCAACGCGGTGGCCGCCAAGCACGCCCGGCTGGATGTGCCGGCCTCCAAGTTGAAGGTGGAGATGGCGCGCATTCTCAAGGACGAAGGCTACATCGCCACCTACAAGATGGTGGACGAGAACAAAGTGCGCAAAACCCTGCGCATTTTCCTGAAGTACACGCCGGACCGCAGAAGCGTGATTACCGGCCTGCGGCGGATTTCCAAGCCCGGCGCGCGGCGCTACACCGGAGCTCTGGAGATCAAGCCCGTGGTGGGCGGGTTGGGGATCAGCATCGTGACCACCCCCAAGGGCCTGATGAGCGGCCGGGCCGCGCGCAAAGCCCGCGTCGGCGGCGAAATACTCTGCGAAGTGTGGTAGCCAGCGAAGGACGAGGACAAGACGATGTCACGTATCGGGAATAAACCGATTCCGGTGCCGAGCGGCGTGAAAGTGGCGCTGCCGGAGGGCCGTGTCGAAGTGCAGGGGCCGAAGGGCAAGCTGGCGGTGCCGCTTCCGGCGGGCATTCAATTTGCGCAGAAAGAAGGCGTGCTGACGGCCACGCGAGCCACCGAACAGCACCGCGCGGTGCATGGACTGGCGCGGGCGCTGGTGGCCAACGCAGTCCGCGGCGTGACCGAGGGCTTCAAGAAGGATCTGGACATCGTGGGCGTCGGCTACCGCGCGGAACTCAAGGGCAAGGCGGTGAACTTCGCGCTGGGCTACTCCCACCCGGTGGTGTTTCCGATCCCCGAAGGCATCACCATCACCGTGGAGAAGCAGACGCACCTGGTGGTCAGCGGCGCGGATAAAGGGCAGGTCGGGCAGGTGGCCGCGGATCTCCGCGCGCTGCGCCCGCCGGATCCCTATAAGCAGAAGGGCGTGCGCATCACCGGCGAGCGCCTGAAGAAGAAGGCCGGCAAGGCCGGAGCCAAGGCCGGCGCGTAAGGAGAAGCGAACGTGGCTAGGATATCGGTACGCAGGATTTCGCGCGACGAGCACCGCCGGCGGGTGCATGAGCGCGTGCGCATGAAGGTGCAAGGCACGCCGGAGCGGCCGCGGCTGTGCGTGTACCGCTCGCTGGGGCACATCTACGCGCAGATCATCGACGACCGCACGGGAAGCACGCTGGTCTCCGCGAGTTCCGTGGACAAAGAGACCAAGAAGCAGCTCAAGGGCGGCGGCAACATCGCCGCGGCCAAAGTGATCGGCAAGGTCGTGGCCGAGCGCGCCAAGGCCGCGAAGATCGACAAGGTTGTGTTTGATCGGGGTGGCTACAAATATCACGGCCGCGTAAAAGCGCTGGCCGATGCGGCAAGGGAAGCGGGGTTACAGTTCTAACCTATGTCCAAGCAAATTTTACGGGATAGCCTAGCGGTACGGCGGCTGCTGGAAGTCAACCCAGCGGACCTCAAAGACGACGTGATCGCGATCAACCGCGTCACGAAAGTCGTCAAGGGCGGCAAGAACATGAGCTTTTCGGCGCTCGTGGTCGTGGGCGACCATCACGGGCATGCCGGCTTCGGCATGGGCAAGGCGCGCGAAGTGCCCATGGCCATCAAGAAGGGCATCGAGCAGGCCAAGAAGAACCTGATCAAGCTGAACATGAAGGGCACCACCATCCCGCACCAGGTGCTGGGGCGCTACGGCTCGGCGCAGGTGCTCCTGAAGCCGGCCTCGGAAGGCACGGGGGTGATCGCCGGCGGTCCGGTGCGCAAGGTGATGCAGGTGGCGGGAATTACCAACGTGATGACCAAGTCCATCGGCACCTCGAACCCGCACAACGTGGTCAAGGCCACCTTCGCGGCGCTGCTCAGCCTGAAGGACGCGGCGCAGGTCGCGGAAACGCGCTCGAAGACCGTGGAAGAACTGACGGGCAAGCAGAAAACGGCGGGAGAACGCGCATGACGGGCGAGAAAAAACCGGCCGGCACGGTGAAGGTCAAGTGGGTCAAGAGCGATATCGGCAGCACGGATGACATCCGGCAGACCATCAAAGGTCTGGGACTGCGGAAGATGAACCGCGTCGTCGAGCGGCAGGATACCCCCGAAGTGCGCGGGATGATTCACAAGGTCCGGCACCTCGTGGTTGTGGTGGAGTAAGGGGCGGAGATGGCGACCAAACAGACGGGCGAGCGCAAAAAAGAAGCAGGCAGCCGCAGGCCGGTAAGCCTGTCGAACCTCAAGCCCCCGCAGGGCTCGCGCGGGCGCAAGGTGCGCGTGGGCCGCGGCATGGGCTCGAAGCTCGGCAAGACCGCCGGCCGGGGCAACAAGGGCCAGAAGGCCCGCACCGGCTATCAGCGGCGGCGGGGTTTTGAAGGCGGGCAGATGCCCCTGCACCGGCGCATGCCCAAGCGCGGCTTTCACAACCCGTTCGGGCAGGCGTTTTCGGTGGTGAACGTGGAAGAGCTGAACGTGTTTTCGGCGGGCGACACGGTGACCCCGGAACTGCTGCGCGCGCATGGTTTCGTGCGCCGGGCCACGGACCCTATCAAGGTTCTGGGCGAAGGCGAACTGAAGACCAAGCTGGCTGTGCACGCCCAGGCCTTCAGCGAGTCCGCCAAGCAGAAAATCACCGCCGCGGGCGGAACCTTCGAGGTCGTGGCCTAGGGCGCGCATGAACCAATTCCTACAGGCACTGGCGAATCTGTTCCGCATCGAGGACCTGCGGAAGCGGCTGCTGTTTACCCTGGCGCTGCTCGCGGTGTACCGCATCGGCGCGCACATTCCCACCCCGGGGATCAACACCGCGCTGCTGCAGCAGCTCTTCGAGCAGAGCAAGGGTTCGGTGCTGGGGATTTTCGATCTCTTCAGCGGCGGCAACTTCCGCCGCCTGACGATTTTCGCCCTGGGCATCATGCCCTACATCACGTCGTCCATCATTTTGCAGCTGCTCACGGTGGTCTTTCCCTACCTGGAGCGCCTGCAGAAGGAAGGCGAGCTGGGACGGCGCAAGATTACGCAGTACACGCGGTACATGACCATCGCTCTGAGCATCATCCAGTCGGTCGGTATCGCCTCGACCCTGCAGGCGCAGACCATGAGCGGGCAGTCGCTGGTTTATCATCCCGGCGCGGCGTTCATGCTGATGACCGTCCTGACGTTGACCACTGGCTCGGCCTTCATCATGTGGCTGGGGGAGCAGATCAGCGAGCGCGGAATCGGCAACGGCATGTCGCTGATCATTTTCGTGGGCATCGTGGTCGGGCTGCCGCGGGCGATTGCGGACCTCTACGAAAAAGCCAAGACGGCGGCCTGGGGGCCGTTCACTCCGCTGGCCCTGCTGCTGCTGATCGGGCTGATGATCGCGGTGGTGGCCTTCATCATCTACGTGGAGGGCGGGCAGCGGCGCATTCCGGTGCAGTACGCCAAGCGCGTGGTGGGCCGCAAGGTGCTCGGCGGGCAGATGACCTACCTGCCGCTGCGCGTCAATTCCGGCGGGGTGATTCCGCCGATTTTTGCGAGCTCGCTGCTGGCCTTTCCGGCGACCGCGGCGCTGGTCTTCCCGCACTACAAGTTTATTAAGGACATCGGGGACTGGCTGCGGTGGGGCGAACCCCTGTATACGGCGGTCTATGTCACGCTGATTCTGGTCTTCGCGTTTTTCTACGTGGGGATCGTCTTCAATCCGACCGAGCTGGCCGACAACATGCGCAAGAACGGCGGTTTCATCCCCGGGATCCGTCCGGGACGCAACACCTCGGAGCACATCAGCCGGATTCTGAAGCGGCTGACGTTTATCGGTGCGGTGTACCTGGCGATGGTCTGCCTGTTGCCGGAGTGGATGATCGCGGGCATCAAGCTGCACCACCTGTGGATGGTCGGGCCGTGGTTTGACGCGCACTTCCCGCGCTGGATTCTGGAAGGGCTGGGCGTGCAATTTTATTTCGGCGGAACTTCGCTGCTGATCGTCGTGGGCGTGGCCATGGACACGGTGCAGCAGCTCGAGGCCCAGCTGGTCATGCGCAATTACGAAGGGTTTGCACGAAAGGGCCGGGTGCGTAGCC is a window of Terriglobia bacterium DNA encoding:
- the rpmD gene encoding 50S ribosomal protein L30 — protein: MTGEKKPAGTVKVKWVKSDIGSTDDIRQTIKGLGLRKMNRVVERQDTPEVRGMIHKVRHLVVVVE
- the rplO gene encoding 50S ribosomal protein L15; its protein translation is MATKQTGERKKEAGSRRPVSLSNLKPPQGSRGRKVRVGRGMGSKLGKTAGRGNKGQKARTGYQRRRGFEGGQMPLHRRMPKRGFHNPFGQAFSVVNVEELNVFSAGDTVTPELLRAHGFVRRATDPIKVLGEGELKTKLAVHAQAFSESAKQKITAAGGTFEVVA
- the secY gene encoding preprotein translocase subunit SecY yields the protein MNQFLQALANLFRIEDLRKRLLFTLALLAVYRIGAHIPTPGINTALLQQLFEQSKGSVLGIFDLFSGGNFRRLTIFALGIMPYITSSIILQLLTVVFPYLERLQKEGELGRRKITQYTRYMTIALSIIQSVGIASTLQAQTMSGQSLVYHPGAAFMLMTVLTLTTGSAFIMWLGEQISERGIGNGMSLIIFVGIVVGLPRAIADLYEKAKTAAWGPFTPLALLLLIGLMIAVVAFIIYVEGGQRRIPVQYAKRVVGRKVLGGQMTYLPLRVNSGGVIPPIFASSLLAFPATAALVFPHYKFIKDIGDWLRWGEPLYTAVYVTLILVFAFFYVGIVFNPTELADNMRKNGGFIPGIRPGRNTSEHISRILKRLTFIGAVYLAMVCLLPEWMIAGIKLHHLWMVGPWFDAHFPRWILEGLGVQFYFGGTSLLIVVGVAMDTVQQLEAQLVMRNYEGFARKGRVRSRR